A region of Bacillus cabrialesii DNA encodes the following proteins:
- a CDS encoding conserved virulence factor C family protein, with protein MKIKSIEPTPSPNTMKVILTEELPAGKSNNYKPDQAEGAPPVIAEILKIEGVKGVYHVADFLAVERNARYDWKDILPQVRTAFGMESAESAEENRSDQESFGEVKVFVQMFSGIPMQVKLTDGEREERFGLPERFQQAILKLRSEASNVVFERAWKEQGVRFGDFNEIGHDVTEELQAAYSDERLKRLTEAAVQGKGEAKQSVQRKAYKVTLDMLDDEDWKKRYAHLEQMDPKEEDIPVLQKALDDPKVSIRRQAVVYLGIIETPDVLPLLYKALEDKAVSVRRTAGDCLSDIGDPQAIPAMIKSLSDSNKLVRWRAAMFLYEVGDESAIEALRAAEDDPEFEVSLQVKMALERIEHGEEAKGSVWKQMTESRKKGE; from the coding sequence ATGAAGATAAAATCAATTGAACCGACGCCAAGCCCGAATACAATGAAGGTCATCTTAACGGAAGAGCTTCCGGCGGGCAAAAGCAATAACTATAAACCGGATCAAGCAGAAGGCGCACCGCCTGTTATAGCGGAAATCCTTAAAATAGAAGGGGTTAAAGGAGTATATCACGTCGCTGATTTTCTCGCTGTTGAACGAAACGCGAGATACGACTGGAAAGACATCTTACCGCAAGTCCGCACAGCATTTGGGATGGAAAGTGCTGAAAGCGCAGAAGAAAACCGCTCTGATCAGGAGTCTTTTGGAGAGGTGAAAGTTTTTGTACAGATGTTCAGCGGCATACCTATGCAGGTCAAATTGACGGATGGGGAGCGGGAAGAGCGCTTCGGCTTGCCTGAACGCTTTCAGCAGGCGATCTTAAAACTCAGATCCGAAGCTTCAAATGTCGTGTTTGAACGGGCATGGAAAGAACAAGGCGTCAGATTCGGCGATTTTAATGAAATCGGTCATGACGTGACAGAAGAGCTTCAAGCCGCATATAGTGATGAACGGCTGAAACGGCTGACAGAAGCAGCCGTTCAAGGAAAAGGCGAAGCAAAACAATCTGTCCAGCGCAAAGCGTATAAAGTAACGCTGGACATGCTGGATGATGAGGACTGGAAAAAGCGTTATGCACATCTGGAGCAGATGGATCCGAAAGAGGAGGATATCCCGGTTTTACAGAAGGCATTGGATGATCCGAAGGTGTCTATCAGAAGGCAGGCTGTTGTGTACTTAGGAATCATTGAAACACCTGATGTTTTGCCTTTATTGTATAAAGCGCTTGAGGACAAAGCAGTCTCAGTCAGAAGAACGGCCGGAGACTGCCTGTCTGATATCGGTGACCCTCAAGCCATTCCTGCTATGATCAAATCGTTAAGCGACTCCAACAAGCTTGTTCGCTGGCGTGCAGCTATGTTCCTGTACGAAGTCGGCGATGAAAGTGCAATTGAAGCTTTGCGCGCTGCTGAAGACGATCCCGAATTCGAGGTCAGCCTTCAAGTGAAAATGGCGCTTGAACGTATTGAGCATGGAGAAGAAGCAAAAGGTTCCGTTTGGAAACAAATGACGGAGAGCAGAAAAAAAGGTGAATAA
- a CDS encoding HD domain-containing protein has product MKEMKQAEQIRTWVQSVLTGESSGHDWHHVSRVADVAVYIGERENADLFIVETAALVHDVIDVKLPDTIRLSVSELYEQLVFLGVGKEDADKVIHIITRMSFRDREKLAAEPLSIEGKAVQDADRLDALGAVGIARTFMFAGAKGHGLYGDDQSAYAHFFHKLLRLKDMMNTDTARELAEERHDFMLAFVRQLEKDIPDINAKTS; this is encoded by the coding sequence GTGAAGGAAATGAAGCAGGCAGAGCAAATCAGGACATGGGTTCAATCTGTCCTAACTGGTGAAAGCTCTGGACATGATTGGCATCATGTATCAAGAGTTGCGGATGTTGCTGTGTATATTGGGGAAAGGGAAAACGCCGATTTGTTCATTGTCGAAACGGCGGCATTGGTTCATGATGTAATTGATGTCAAACTCCCTGACACGATCAGGCTTTCAGTGAGCGAACTTTATGAGCAGCTCGTTTTTCTCGGAGTTGGAAAAGAGGATGCTGACAAAGTGATACACATTATTACAAGAATGTCCTTTCGGGACAGGGAAAAGCTGGCGGCGGAGCCTCTCTCAATTGAAGGAAAAGCCGTACAGGACGCTGACAGACTTGATGCATTAGGTGCTGTTGGGATTGCGAGAACGTTTATGTTTGCGGGAGCAAAAGGGCACGGCCTTTATGGGGATGATCAAAGTGCCTACGCTCATTTTTTTCATAAGCTGCTGCGGCTGAAAGATATGATGAATACAGACACCGCACGGGAACTGGCAGAAGAAAGACATGATTTTATGCTTGCGTTTGTCCGCCAATTAGAAAAAGACATACCTGATATTAATGCCAAAACGTCGTAA
- a CDS encoding glutathione peroxidase: MSIYDMRVRTITGKDMTLQPFAGKVLMIVNTASKCGFTPQLKQLQELYDTYQQEGLEILGFPCNQFMNQEPGGEADIQEFCETNYGVTFPMFSKVEVNGKNAHPLFVYLTEHAKGMLGTKAIKWNFTKFIVDKNGEIVGRYSPNTNPKELEDVILKLLGQ, encoded by the coding sequence ATGTCTATATATGATATGAGGGTACGTACTATAACAGGGAAAGACATGACACTTCAGCCTTTTGCCGGAAAGGTATTGATGATCGTAAATACAGCAAGTAAATGCGGCTTTACTCCCCAATTGAAGCAGCTGCAGGAGTTATATGATACATATCAGCAGGAGGGATTGGAGATTTTAGGATTCCCCTGCAATCAATTTATGAACCAAGAGCCTGGTGGTGAGGCAGACATACAGGAATTTTGCGAAACAAATTATGGTGTGACGTTTCCTATGTTTTCAAAAGTAGAAGTGAATGGGAAAAACGCCCATCCGCTGTTTGTGTATTTGACAGAGCATGCGAAAGGGATGCTTGGGACTAAGGCTATCAAGTGGAATTTCACGAAATTTATTGTGGACAAAAACGGAGAAATCGTTGGCCGTTATTCTCCAAATACAAATCCGAAAGAGCTGGAAGACGTTATCCTGAAGCTATTAGGGCAATAA
- the metA gene encoding homoserine O-acetyltransferase MetA, giving the protein MPINIPTHLPAKQVLESEHIFVMDESRAFHQDIRPQKIIILNLMPKKIQTETQLLRLLGNSPLQVHFTFLIPSTHTPKNTAREHLDEFYTNFSNIRHKKFDGMIITGAPIEHLAFEDVSYWEELKEIMEWSKTNVTSTLHICWGAQAGLYYHYGVEKIQLPKKIFGVFEHTVFSKHERLVRGFDELYYVPHSRHTDINMEQLQAAPELNILTASKEAGVCLIVSKDEKQVFLTGHPEYDTNTLLQEYERDLERNLSTVEAPKHYFAEDSKEPVNRWKAHATLLFMNWLNYYVYQETPYEWD; this is encoded by the coding sequence TTGCCTATTAATATACCAACACACCTGCCGGCAAAACAGGTGCTTGAGAGTGAACATATATTTGTAATGGATGAAAGCAGAGCATTTCATCAGGATATCCGGCCGCAAAAAATTATCATATTGAATTTGATGCCGAAAAAAATCCAAACAGAGACTCAGCTTCTCAGATTGCTTGGAAATTCGCCTTTACAGGTTCATTTTACATTTTTAATCCCAAGCACACACACGCCGAAGAATACTGCAAGAGAACATCTTGACGAATTTTATACGAATTTTTCCAATATCCGTCACAAGAAGTTTGACGGCATGATTATCACCGGGGCGCCGATCGAGCATTTGGCGTTTGAAGATGTTTCATATTGGGAAGAGCTCAAGGAGATTATGGAGTGGAGCAAAACAAATGTCACTTCAACCTTGCATATTTGCTGGGGTGCTCAAGCAGGCTTGTATTATCATTACGGTGTGGAAAAAATTCAATTGCCGAAAAAAATCTTCGGTGTGTTTGAGCATACAGTTTTTTCAAAACACGAAAGATTGGTAAGAGGTTTTGACGAGCTATACTACGTGCCGCATTCCCGGCATACAGATATAAATATGGAACAGCTTCAAGCAGCGCCCGAGTTAAATATTCTTACCGCATCAAAGGAAGCTGGGGTTTGCTTAATTGTGTCTAAAGACGAAAAACAAGTCTTTTTAACAGGGCACCCTGAATATGATACAAATACGCTTCTTCAAGAGTATGAAAGAGATCTGGAACGAAACCTTTCCACTGTCGAGGCGCCTAAACATTATTTCGCAGAAGACAGCAAAGAGCCAGTGAATCGCTGGAAAGCACATGCGACATTATTGTTTATGAACTGGCTGAATTATTACGTTTACCAAGAAACTCCTTATGAATGGGACTAA
- a CDS encoding diglucosyl diacylglycerol synthase, with translation MNTNKRVLILTANYGNGHVQVAKTLYEQCVRLGFQHVTVSNLYQESNPIVSEVTQYLYLKSFSIGKQFYRLFYYGVDKIYNKRKFNIYFKMGNKRLGELVDEHQPDIIINTFPMIVVPEYRRRTGRVIPTFNVMTDFCLHKIWVHENVDKYYVATDYVKEKLLEIGTHPSNVKITGIPIRPQFEESMPVEPIYKKYSLSPNKKVLLIMAGAHGVLKNVKELCENLVKDDHVQVVVVCGKNTALKESLSALEAENGDKLKVLGYVERIDELFRITDCMITKPGGITLTEATAIGVPVILYKPVPGQEKENANFFEDRGAAIVVNRHEEILESVTSLLADEATLQRMKKNIKDLHLENSSEVILEDILKESEMMTAKQKAKALS, from the coding sequence TTGAATACCAATAAAAGAGTATTAATTTTGACTGCAAATTACGGAAATGGACATGTGCAGGTAGCCAAAACGCTTTATGAACAATGTGTGCGTCTCGGCTTTCAGCATGTAACAGTTTCTAATTTGTACCAAGAGTCAAATCCGATTGTTTCAGAGGTAACTCAATACCTCTATTTAAAAAGCTTCTCAATCGGGAAACAGTTTTATCGTTTGTTTTATTACGGAGTTGACAAAATCTATAATAAACGTAAATTCAATATTTACTTTAAAATGGGAAATAAACGATTGGGCGAACTTGTCGATGAACATCAGCCCGATATTATTATTAATACATTTCCGATGATCGTCGTGCCGGAATACAGACGCCGAACAGGAAGAGTCATCCCTACCTTTAACGTGATGACTGATTTTTGCCTTCATAAAATTTGGGTTCACGAGAACGTGGATAAATATTATGTGGCGACAGATTATGTGAAGGAAAAACTTCTGGAGATCGGCACTCATCCAAGCAATGTAAAAATCACCGGAATTCCAATCAGGCCGCAATTTGAAGAATCCATGCCGGTGGAGCCAATATATAAAAAGTACAGTCTTTCACCAAACAAAAAAGTGCTTCTGATCATGGCAGGCGCCCACGGTGTATTAAAGAACGTAAAAGAGCTGTGCGAAAACCTTGTCAAAGATGATCATGTGCAAGTGGTTGTCGTGTGCGGAAAAAATACGGCTTTAAAAGAATCTTTAAGTGCGCTTGAAGCAGAAAACGGTGACAAATTAAAGGTTCTTGGCTATGTGGAGCGCATTGATGAGCTGTTTCGAATCACAGATTGCATGATTACAAAACCTGGCGGCATTACTTTGACAGAAGCAACTGCCATCGGTGTGCCTGTCATTCTGTACAAACCTGTTCCCGGCCAGGAAAAAGAAAACGCGAACTTCTTTGAAGACCGCGGAGCTGCCATCGTCGTGAACCGTCATGAAGAGATTCTCGAGTCGGTCACTTCCCTTCTCGCAGATGAAGCTACCCTACAGCGCATGAAGAAAAACATTAAGGACCTTCATTTAGAGAACTCATCTGAAGTGATTTTAGAGGATATCCTGAAGGAATCAGAAATGATGACTGCCAAACAAAAAGCCAAAGCGCTATCTTAA
- the cspD gene encoding cold-shock protein CspD yields MQNGKVKWFNNEKGFGFIEVEGGDDVFVHFTAIEGDGYKSLEEGQEVSFEIVEGNRGPQASNVVKL; encoded by the coding sequence ATGCAAAACGGTAAAGTAAAATGGTTCAACAACGAAAAAGGTTTCGGCTTCATTGAAGTTGAAGGCGGAGACGATGTATTTGTTCACTTCACAGCTATCGAAGGAGATGGATACAAATCATTAGAAGAAGGACAAGAAGTTTCTTTTGAAATTGTCGAAGGTAATCGTGGACCTCAAGCTTCTAATGTTGTAAAACTCTAA
- the degR gene encoding transcriptional regulator DegR translates to MDDKDLKSILHKTFIEIYSDLEELADIAKRGKPSMEKHVEEIEQRCKQNILAIEIQMKIK, encoded by the coding sequence ATGGATGATAAAGACTTGAAGTCGATCCTTCACAAAACATTTATAGAAATATACAGTGATTTAGAAGAACTGGCGGATATCGCGAAAAGAGGGAAGCCGTCAATGGAGAAGCATGTTGAAGAGATTGAACAGAGGTGCAAACAAAATATTTTGGCGATTGAAATCCAGATGAAAATCAAATAG
- a CDS encoding DUF2564 family protein translates to MTSEFHDEDQTGFTDKRQLELAVETAQKTTGAATRGQSTTLVDSAYQAIEDARELSQSEELAALDDPEFVQQQQQLLDDSQHQLDEFKE, encoded by the coding sequence GTGACATCAGAATTTCATGATGAGGATCAGACTGGCTTTACGGATAAGCGGCAGCTGGAACTAGCGGTGGAAACAGCGCAGAAAACGACAGGAGCTGCGACAAGAGGCCAAAGCACAACATTAGTTGATTCCGCATATCAAGCCATTGAGGATGCAAGAGAATTGTCACAATCTGAAGAGCTGGCAGCTCTCGATGATCCTGAATTTGTTCAGCAGCAACAGCAGCTGCTGGATGATAGCCAGCATCAGCTTGATGAATTCAAAGAATAA
- a CDS encoding zinc-finger domain-containing protein: MDKKMIFKELTELQDEYCKDCFIKKQFRKEFGKTYAHSFCINKCTVGEKLKAYGDVLTNR, from the coding sequence TTGGATAAGAAAATGATCTTTAAAGAACTGACCGAACTGCAAGATGAATATTGCAAAGACTGTTTTATTAAGAAGCAGTTTCGGAAGGAATTTGGCAAAACTTATGCACATTCATTTTGTATTAATAAATGTACGGTTGGTGAAAAACTGAAAGCATACGGCGATGTCTTAACCAATCGCTAA
- a CDS encoding ribonuclease H family protein, with translation MKLRPHMKIEAKGTGSVSFLGEDWLTAQQARMLARELGRFPYMKELKFEDEKGGSWTLKELEKLTEELAQEPDDITVYFDGSFDKESELAGLGIVIYYSLGGIRHRLRKNKSFRLKTNNEAEYAALYEAIREVRELGASRNSITIKGDSLVVLNQLDGSWPCYDPSHNEWLDKIEALLESLKLTPTYETIQRKDNQEADGLAKKILSHQFVESHMKLDRNGDDDIG, from the coding sequence ATGAAACTCAGACCGCATATGAAAATAGAAGCAAAAGGAACGGGATCCGTCTCATTTTTGGGCGAAGACTGGCTGACAGCACAGCAGGCACGTATGCTCGCCAGAGAACTAGGCCGTTTTCCATACATGAAAGAGCTCAAGTTCGAAGACGAGAAAGGCGGCAGCTGGACGCTGAAGGAATTGGAAAAGCTGACAGAGGAGCTTGCTCAAGAGCCTGATGACATTACTGTTTATTTTGATGGCAGTTTCGATAAGGAGAGCGAACTGGCCGGACTCGGAATCGTCATTTATTATTCATTGGGAGGAATCCGGCACCGCTTGAGAAAAAATAAAAGCTTCCGGCTGAAAACCAATAATGAAGCTGAATACGCGGCGCTATATGAAGCAATAAGAGAAGTAAGAGAGCTTGGGGCAAGCAGAAATTCAATTACGATCAAAGGGGACTCACTTGTTGTGCTGAATCAGCTTGACGGCAGCTGGCCTTGCTATGATCCGTCGCATAATGAATGGCTGGACAAAATAGAAGCACTCCTTGAATCGCTGAAGCTTACCCCAACCTACGAAACCATACAGCGGAAAGACAACCAGGAAGCTGACGGCCTCGCTAAAAAAATTCTATCCCATCAATTCGTAGAAAGCCACATGAAATTAGACCGTAACGGAGATGACGATATTGGATAA
- a CDS encoding queuosine precursor transporter, translating to MFNNSFWIIFAIIHFIIVLLFYKGFGKMGLFVWIGFATVCANLQVVKTVELFGLTATLGNVMYGTIFFATDVLNEKYGPAEARKAVWLGFSTLLTLTFVMQGVLLFDPASSDMSQTALETIFGFLPRVALGSLLAFIFSQTLDVYVYSAIRRIFPSDRLLWLRNGGSTAVSQLFDTFIFTGVAFFGIYPAGVWFHIFISTYLIKFAVSLISLPYAYAAKKMIPNDERSL from the coding sequence TTGTTTAATAATTCGTTTTGGATCATTTTTGCGATCATTCATTTTATCATTGTTCTTTTATTTTATAAAGGATTTGGCAAAATGGGACTATTTGTTTGGATCGGTTTTGCGACAGTCTGCGCCAACCTTCAAGTCGTCAAAACAGTCGAACTGTTTGGCCTAACAGCAACGCTCGGGAATGTGATGTACGGCACAATCTTTTTTGCGACAGATGTGCTGAATGAAAAATACGGACCTGCTGAAGCCAGAAAAGCGGTATGGCTCGGATTCTCAACGCTTCTGACTCTGACATTTGTCATGCAGGGCGTGCTGCTTTTCGATCCGGCTTCCAGCGACATGTCACAAACAGCGCTGGAAACGATTTTCGGATTCCTTCCACGAGTCGCGTTAGGAAGTCTGCTTGCCTTTATCTTCAGCCAAACGCTGGATGTTTATGTATATTCGGCGATTAGAAGGATATTTCCTTCAGATCGGCTTTTATGGCTTAGAAACGGCGGCAGTACAGCAGTCAGTCAGCTGTTTGATACATTTATATTTACTGGTGTCGCTTTTTTCGGCATTTATCCGGCAGGCGTTTGGTTTCATATTTTTATTTCTACATATTTGATTAAGTTTGCGGTATCTTTGATTTCATTGCCTTATGCTTATGCAGCCAAAAAAATGATACCGAATGATGAAAGGAGCTTATAA
- a CDS encoding reverse transcriptase-like protein — MPTEIYVDGASAGNPGPSGIGIFIKHEGKAEAFSIPIGLHTNQEAEFLALIEGMRLCASRGYQSVSFRTDSDIVERAAELEMVKNKLFHPYVEEIIRLKAAFPLFFIKWIPGKQNQKADQLAKEAIRLNDKN; from the coding sequence ATGCCAACAGAAATATATGTAGACGGCGCAAGCGCCGGTAATCCCGGGCCTTCCGGTATCGGCATTTTTATCAAACACGAAGGAAAAGCAGAAGCCTTCTCTATTCCAATCGGATTGCATACAAACCAGGAAGCGGAATTTCTTGCATTAATTGAAGGGATGAGGCTATGTGCAAGCCGCGGGTATCAATCTGTTTCCTTTCGAACCGATTCAGATATTGTGGAACGCGCAGCTGAGCTTGAAATGGTTAAAAATAAACTGTTTCACCCGTACGTGGAAGAAATTATCCGATTAAAAGCGGCCTTCCCTCTTTTTTTCATCAAATGGATACCGGGCAAGCAAAACCAAAAAGCCGATCAGCTGGCAAAAGAAGCGATTCGGCTGAATGATAAGAATTAA
- the sspL gene encoding small, acid-soluble spore protein L: MKKKDKGRLTGGVTPQGDLEGNTHTDPKTELEERAKKSNTKR; this comes from the coding sequence ATGAAAAAGAAAGATAAAGGCCGGCTGACCGGCGGTGTGACTCCGCAAGGCGATCTGGAAGGCAATACACATACTGACCCTAAAACAGAGCTTGAGGAAAGAGCCAAAAAAAGCAATACAAAACGCTAG
- the exnP gene encoding 5'-3' exonuclease ExnP, translating into MKHNKLLLVDGMALLFRAFFATAVHRNFMINDSGVPTNGVNGFLKHLITAMETFQPTHVVCCWDMGSKTYRNDMFQDYKANRSAPPVELIPQFDLAKEAAAELGIMNIGFAGYEADDCIGTLAALFADEADITIVTGDRDLLQLLTDKVSVALLQKGIGNYKVYTKETFYEETGVLPKALIDIKALMGDSSDNYPGVKGIGEKTAYKLIREYETIDRLLENLSLLPKGQQGKIQQGLSDLEMSRKLAEIHCSVPLVCTLRDALFTLQMEQAADMLRRHQIKGIERMLEKLNAREIV; encoded by the coding sequence ATGAAACATAATAAACTATTGCTAGTTGACGGCATGGCTCTTTTATTCAGGGCGTTTTTTGCCACGGCCGTGCATCGCAACTTTATGATAAATGACAGCGGAGTGCCGACAAACGGTGTCAACGGATTTTTAAAGCATTTGATCACAGCTATGGAAACATTCCAGCCGACACACGTCGTCTGCTGCTGGGACATGGGAAGCAAAACGTACCGAAATGACATGTTCCAAGATTATAAGGCGAACCGCAGCGCACCGCCTGTGGAGCTGATTCCGCAGTTTGATTTAGCAAAGGAAGCGGCAGCTGAGCTTGGGATTATGAATATCGGTTTTGCCGGGTACGAAGCGGATGATTGTATCGGAACTCTTGCCGCTTTGTTTGCGGATGAAGCCGACATTACGATCGTAACAGGGGACAGAGATTTACTTCAGTTGTTAACGGATAAAGTAAGCGTGGCCCTGCTCCAAAAAGGAATTGGAAATTATAAAGTCTATACAAAAGAGACGTTTTATGAAGAAACTGGTGTCCTGCCGAAGGCTTTGATTGATATTAAAGCGCTTATGGGTGATTCCAGTGATAACTATCCTGGCGTTAAAGGGATTGGAGAAAAAACAGCCTACAAACTGATTCGTGAATATGAAACGATTGACCGTTTATTAGAGAATCTTTCTCTTCTTCCGAAGGGACAGCAGGGGAAAATTCAGCAAGGTTTGAGCGATTTGGAGATGTCGAGGAAGCTTGCTGAAATTCATTGCTCTGTGCCGCTGGTCTGCACACTGAGAGACGCTTTATTTACCCTGCAAATGGAGCAGGCGGCTGACATGCTTCGCCGCCACCAAATCAAAGGAATTGAGCGTATGCTCGAAAAGCTGAACGCTAGAGAGATCGTATAA
- a CDS encoding YpbS family protein, translating into MSEVHKAISAHSSKQHEHIKAFMRLENMREIAIEEAVSKCKNDEPFTTEAINEITEQMNQLAKKGIVPTRRLVSKEMVKEYVSRM; encoded by the coding sequence ATGTCAGAGGTACATAAAGCAATTTCAGCACATTCATCAAAACAGCACGAGCATATCAAAGCATTTATGCGTTTAGAAAACATGCGTGAAATCGCCATTGAAGAAGCGGTTTCGAAATGCAAAAACGATGAGCCTTTTACGACAGAGGCGATTAATGAAATTACCGAGCAAATGAATCAGCTCGCAAAAAAGGGCATCGTACCGACAAGACGCCTTGTATCAAAAGAAATGGTCAAGGAATACGTCAGCCGTATGTAA